The Pseudomonas fluorescens genome includes a window with the following:
- a CDS encoding MgtC/SapB family protein: protein MTESLAFANAAAALGIGLLVGLERERRKGEGDRRDFAGLRTFAITSVLGYLAVQAGGPLLLGGVTLALGALVTVAYWRNLDKDPGITSEVALFAVLALGALCASAPGLATSIGVVMAGLLASRQTLHHFARNQLTATEMRDGLVLLIAALVVLPLAPDRFLGPYDAINLRNLCTLTVMLMAVGALGHVAVRTLGTRYGYALSAIASGFASATATVATMGGIAAKEPINLKVVSAAAMLSNLATVTQMGLILAAVDPALLRWMWGPLVCGMLMVLLYAGVLMFPRPRARADETIKHSGAFSLKLAMTMVLAMAAITVLSSAMLDVFGQAGVTVTAIFSGLLDAHASTASIASLAKGGLLPFDGVAVPVLMALSSNSLSKCVVAWLSGGRRFAAYVIPGQVLVTLAMWAGLLFPSLSA, encoded by the coding sequence ATGACTGAAAGCCTGGCCTTCGCCAATGCCGCCGCCGCGCTGGGAATCGGTCTGCTGGTGGGGCTTGAGCGCGAACGACGCAAAGGCGAGGGCGACCGGCGCGACTTCGCCGGCTTGCGTACCTTCGCCATCACGTCTGTGCTCGGCTACCTGGCGGTCCAGGCGGGCGGTCCCTTGTTGCTGGGGGGCGTGACGCTCGCCCTGGGCGCATTGGTCACCGTGGCCTATTGGCGAAACCTCGACAAGGATCCGGGGATCACCAGTGAGGTGGCCTTGTTCGCAGTATTGGCACTGGGCGCGCTCTGTGCGAGCGCCCCAGGCCTGGCGACCTCGATTGGGGTGGTGATGGCCGGGCTGCTCGCCAGCCGCCAGACGTTGCACCACTTTGCCCGCAACCAATTGACGGCCACCGAGATGCGCGATGGCCTGGTGCTGTTGATCGCCGCGCTGGTCGTGCTCCCGCTGGCACCGGATCGATTCCTCGGGCCTTATGACGCCATCAACTTGCGCAACCTGTGCACCCTCACCGTCATGCTGATGGCGGTGGGTGCGCTGGGGCATGTCGCGGTTCGAACCCTGGGGACCCGCTATGGCTACGCCCTCAGTGCGATTGCCTCGGGGTTTGCTTCTGCCACGGCGACTGTCGCGACCATGGGCGGTATCGCGGCCAAAGAGCCGATCAATCTCAAGGTGGTGAGCGCTGCGGCGATGTTATCCAATCTGGCGACGGTGACTCAAATGGGCCTGATCCTCGCGGCGGTGGACCCCGCGCTGTTGCGATGGATGTGGGGGCCGTTGGTGTGCGGGATGCTGATGGTATTGCTCTATGCCGGCGTGCTGATGTTTCCCCGGCCAAGGGCGCGGGCCGATGAAACCATCAAGCACAGCGGCGCCTTCAGCCTCAAACTGGCGATGACGATGGTCCTGGCGATGGCCGCTATCACCGTCCTCTCGTCGGCGATGCTCGATGTGTTTGGCCAGGCCGGGGTGACCGTCACCGCGATTTTCAGCGGGTTGCTCGACGCCCATGCTTCGACAGCCTCCATCGCTTCCCTGGCCAAGGGCGGGTTGTTGCCCTTCGACGGCGTCGCCGTACCGGTGCTGATGGCGCTGAGCAGCAACTCCCTGAGCAAATGCGTCGTCGCCTGGCTCAGTGGCGGGCGAAGGTTCGCCGCGTATGTAATTCCCGGCCAGGTGCTGGTCACGCTGGCGATGTGGGCGGGACTGTTGTTCCCGAGTTTGTCAGCCTGA
- a CDS encoding GNAT family N-acetyltransferase, whose product MLTVKDHNERAAALYASISGKHWIQALKDGRHVLIRPLREQDRQREYDFIMRLSPESRHMRFLAQINEPGAALLDNLMDVDCKTRMAYIALVHDNGELIEIGVSRYCATQEHECECAVTVADPWQHLGLGTLLMEHLIDTARKNGYRQMYSVDAASNASMRDLAHSLGFETHSDPDDTRQVIHRLYL is encoded by the coding sequence ATGCTCACTGTCAAAGACCACAACGAACGCGCCGCTGCCCTGTATGCCAGCATCAGTGGCAAACACTGGATCCAGGCACTCAAGGACGGCCGGCATGTCTTGATCCGCCCGCTCAGGGAGCAGGATCGCCAGCGCGAATACGACTTCATCATGCGCCTGTCACCGGAGTCCCGGCACATGCGCTTCCTGGCGCAGATCAATGAGCCGGGCGCGGCGCTGCTCGATAACTTGATGGACGTCGACTGCAAGACGCGCATGGCCTACATCGCCCTGGTCCATGACAACGGCGAGTTGATCGAGATCGGTGTCAGCCGCTATTGCGCGACCCAGGAACACGAATGCGAGTGTGCGGTGACGGTCGCCGACCCTTGGCAACACCTGGGACTGGGGACGTTGTTGATGGAGCACCTGATCGACACCGCGCGTAAAAACGGCTATCGCCAGATGTACTCCGTCGATGCGGCCAGCAATGCGTCGATGCGGGACTTGGCCCATAGCCTGGGTTTTGAAACCCACAGCGATCCCGACGACACCCGGCAGGTCATCCACCGGCTCTACCTTTGA
- a CDS encoding phosphoketolase family protein, which translates to MSDFLSPDQLEGIDAYWRASNYLAVGQIYLKDNPLLRKPLQQGHVKPRLLGHWGTTPGLNLIYVHLNHLIKSRDLNMILITGPGHGGPAIVAQSYLEGSFTQCYPSVEQNENGMLRLFRQFSWPYGLSSHVSAQIPGSIHEGGELGYSLAHAYGAAFDNPDLIVACVIGDGEAETGTLAASWHSNKFLNPRRDGAVLPILHLNGFKIANPTLLSRISEDELSALMYGYGYDPYFVEGDDPQAVHQQLARTLDGMLLKIREIQRTARADSSGRTLERQLWPMLVLRTPKGWTGPKFVDGQQVEGTWRAHQVPLSHFELPAHLTQLEQWLQSYRPQELFDDNGALLPDIAALAPTGHRRLGANPHANGGVLLKPLELPRFTDYAVQFSAPGSVQAEATRVLGGFVRDVMKHNLGAANFRLFGPDETASNRLDAVYEVSGKAWMAALETGDTNLACDGRVMEILSEQVCEGWLEGYLLTGRHGLFSCYEAFIHIVDSMFNQHAKWLKTAAQIPWRASIASLNYLLTSHVWRQDHNGFSHQDPGFIDLVANKSADVVRIYLPADANCLLSVADHCLKSRDYINVIVAGKQPEWQWLDIDSAVRHCSVGIGRWAFACNNDEDPDVVMACAGDVPTLETLAAVTLLREYVPDLRVRVVNIVDLLALQPPQQHAHGLPDAEFDGLFTVDKPVIFAFHGYPSLIHRLVYKRHNHDNFHVRGFMEEGATTTPFDMAVINHLDRYQLALDVIQRVPRLQPLVDGARDRYWATMEKHQLYLIEHGQDMPEVLNWRWTPTPQ; encoded by the coding sequence ATGAGCGATTTTCTCAGCCCCGACCAACTGGAAGGTATTGACGCCTACTGGCGTGCGTCCAATTACCTGGCCGTAGGACAGATCTACCTCAAGGACAACCCGTTGCTGCGCAAACCACTGCAACAGGGGCACGTCAAACCTCGCTTGCTGGGCCACTGGGGCACGACGCCGGGGCTGAATCTGATTTACGTGCACCTCAATCACCTGATCAAGTCCCGTGACCTGAACATGATCCTGATCACCGGGCCCGGTCATGGCGGCCCGGCCATCGTCGCCCAGAGCTACCTGGAGGGTAGCTTCACCCAGTGTTATCCCTCGGTGGAGCAGAACGAAAACGGAATGTTGCGCCTGTTCCGGCAGTTTTCCTGGCCTTATGGCTTATCCAGCCATGTCTCGGCGCAGATTCCCGGCTCCATCCATGAAGGTGGGGAATTGGGTTATTCCCTGGCCCATGCCTATGGCGCGGCGTTCGACAACCCTGACCTGATCGTGGCCTGCGTCATCGGCGACGGTGAGGCGGAAACCGGGACGTTGGCGGCGAGCTGGCATTCCAATAAATTCCTCAACCCCAGGCGTGACGGCGCCGTACTGCCCATTCTTCATCTCAACGGTTTCAAGATCGCCAACCCCACGCTGCTTTCGCGCATCAGTGAAGACGAGCTGTCGGCCCTGATGTATGGCTACGGCTACGATCCTTATTTTGTCGAAGGCGACGATCCGCAAGCGGTGCACCAACAGCTGGCCAGGACCCTGGACGGCATGTTGCTCAAGATTCGCGAAATCCAGCGCACAGCCCGCGCGGATTCGTCGGGACGTACCCTGGAACGCCAGCTCTGGCCGATGCTGGTGCTGCGCACGCCCAAGGGTTGGACCGGTCCGAAATTCGTCGATGGCCAGCAGGTCGAAGGCACCTGGCGCGCCCACCAGGTGCCGCTGAGCCACTTCGAGCTGCCCGCGCATTTGACGCAACTGGAACAATGGCTCCAGAGCTACCGTCCGCAGGAGTTGTTCGACGACAACGGTGCGTTGCTGCCGGACATTGCCGCGTTGGCGCCGACGGGACATCGGCGCCTGGGCGCCAATCCTCATGCCAATGGCGGCGTGCTGCTCAAACCCTTGGAACTGCCCAGGTTCACCGATTACGCCGTGCAATTCAGCGCGCCCGGCAGCGTGCAGGCAGAGGCCACCCGGGTGTTGGGTGGTTTTGTGCGCGATGTGATGAAGCACAACCTGGGGGCAGCCAATTTCCGCCTGTTCGGCCCCGACGAAACCGCCTCCAATCGCCTTGATGCGGTGTACGAGGTCAGTGGCAAAGCCTGGATGGCGGCCCTGGAGACGGGCGATACGAACCTGGCGTGCGACGGCCGGGTGATGGAAATCCTCAGCGAGCAAGTGTGTGAAGGCTGGCTGGAGGGGTATCTGCTGACGGGTCGGCATGGGCTGTTTTCCTGCTATGAGGCGTTCATCCACATCGTCGATTCGATGTTCAATCAGCACGCCAAATGGCTCAAGACCGCGGCCCAGATCCCGTGGCGCGCCTCGATTGCTTCGCTCAATTACCTGCTTACGTCCCATGTCTGGCGACAGGACCACAACGGCTTCTCCCACCAGGACCCGGGGTTCATCGACCTGGTGGCGAACAAGAGCGCCGACGTGGTGCGCATCTACCTGCCAGCGGACGCCAACTGCCTGTTGTCCGTGGCCGATCACTGCCTCAAGAGCCGCGATTACATCAATGTGATCGTGGCCGGCAAACAGCCGGAATGGCAGTGGCTGGACATCGATTCGGCCGTTCGGCACTGCTCGGTCGGGATCGGTCGCTGGGCCTTTGCCTGCAACAACGACGAAGACCCGGACGTGGTAATGGCCTGTGCCGGTGACGTGCCAACGTTGGAAACCCTGGCCGCTGTCACGCTGCTGCGTGAATACGTGCCGGACCTGCGGGTGCGGGTGGTGAATATCGTCGACCTGCTGGCCCTGCAACCGCCGCAACAGCATGCCCACGGGTTGCCGGACGCCGAGTTCGATGGGTTGTTTACCGTGGACAAGCCAGTGATTTTCGCCTTCCACGGCTATCCGTCGCTGATTCATCGACTGGTCTACAAGCGTCACAACCACGATAACTTCCATGTCCGCGGTTTCATGGAGGAGGGCGCCACCACTACGCCGTTCGACATGGCGGTCATCAACCACCTGGATCGCTACCAACTGGCGCTCGATGTCATCCAGCGTGTGCCACGGTTGCAGCCGCTGGTGGACGGCGCTCGGGATCGCTACTGGGCAACGATGGAAAAGCATCAGTTGTACCTCATCGAGCATGGGCAGGACATGCCCGAAGTCTTGAATTGGCGCTGGACGCCGACGCCGCAATGA
- a CDS encoding universal stress protein: protein MGQYQRLLLIVEPDLHPSAAMRRACALARASGAALHLCAFVQPPARTHLWGEKIDEASVQRYLHRYRRWMVEEAALLKEEGLDVTTHVVWTLHPLLDILRYVEQFQPDLLIKDVTLEPLLKRVFATPLDCHLLRDCPVPVHLVNQAVHGLPRRVVAAVDPSDPEANALNEHIVQTAAAMARQCDASLHLLYACDLSPAFNGEASLLAGAWDDDFADALRESLHAAFISLAGRCGVPAERRHFVVGLPVPVIQEFVDEFEADVVVMGTVHRAGLERLIGSTTERALYSVPGSVLAVKG, encoded by the coding sequence ATGGGGCAATACCAGCGTCTGCTATTGATCGTCGAACCTGATCTGCACCCCTCCGCAGCGATGCGCAGGGCCTGTGCCCTGGCCCGGGCCAGCGGCGCCGCACTGCACTTGTGCGCGTTCGTCCAACCGCCGGCGCGCACCCACTTATGGGGTGAAAAAATCGATGAAGCGAGTGTGCAGCGCTATCTGCACCGCTACCGTCGCTGGATGGTGGAGGAGGCGGCGCTGCTCAAGGAGGAAGGCCTGGATGTGACGACTCACGTGGTATGGACGCTCCATCCGTTGCTGGACATCCTGCGCTATGTCGAGCAGTTCCAGCCTGACCTGCTGATCAAGGACGTTACCCTCGAACCTTTGCTCAAGCGTGTGTTCGCAACGCCGCTGGACTGTCATCTGTTGCGCGACTGTCCGGTGCCGGTGCATCTGGTCAACCAGGCGGTGCACGGCTTGCCGCGCCGGGTCGTGGCGGCGGTGGACCCTTCGGACCCCGAGGCCAATGCCTTGAACGAGCACATCGTCCAGACTGCTGCCGCGATGGCCCGGCAATGCGACGCCTCGCTGCATCTGTTGTACGCCTGCGACCTGTCGCCGGCCTTCAACGGCGAAGCCTCGTTGCTGGCCGGGGCTTGGGATGACGACTTTGCCGACGCCCTGCGCGAATCGCTGCATGCGGCGTTTATCAGCCTGGCCGGGCGCTGTGGCGTACCGGCGGAGCGTCGGCACTTCGTCGTTGGCTTGCCAGTGCCGGTTATCCAGGAATTCGTCGACGAATTCGAGGCCGACGTGGTGGTGATGGGCACTGTGCACCGCGCCGGTCTTGAGCGTTTGATTGGCAGCACGACAGAACGGGCCTTGTACTCGGTGCCGGGCAGTGTGCTGGCGGTCAAGGGATGA
- a CDS encoding zinc-dependent alcohol dehydrogenase family protein has product MRAMVLHTIGQPLQLEERPQPTPAAGQLLIKVQACGVCRTDLHLFDGELPQARLPRVPGHEIVGEVTAVGAQVAPDWIGRRVGVPWLGWTCGVCEFCRSGRENLCDQALFTGCQLDGGYADYTVADARFCFPLPDTLEAAEAAPLLCAGLIGFRALQMAQNAPHLGLYGFGAAAHLAIQIAVGRGQQVYAFTRPGDDLGQAYARSLGATWAGASDQLPPHLLDASLIFAPVGELVPLALQATAKGGCVVCAGIHMSDIPAFPYRLLWQERSVRSVANLTRADGLAFFEQLQHTPVHCNVTCYPLVQANQALEHLRSGQVNGAIVLIP; this is encoded by the coding sequence ATGCGCGCCATGGTCCTGCACACGATTGGCCAGCCCTTGCAACTGGAAGAACGCCCTCAACCGACGCCGGCCGCCGGGCAACTGCTGATCAAGGTGCAAGCCTGCGGTGTGTGCCGTACCGACTTGCATCTGTTCGACGGTGAACTGCCCCAGGCTCGATTGCCTCGGGTGCCGGGCCACGAGATCGTCGGTGAGGTCACCGCCGTCGGCGCGCAGGTGGCCCCGGACTGGATCGGCCGACGGGTAGGCGTGCCCTGGCTGGGGTGGACGTGTGGCGTGTGTGAGTTCTGCCGCTCGGGCCGGGAGAACCTCTGCGACCAGGCACTGTTCACCGGCTGCCAGCTGGACGGCGGCTATGCCGACTACACCGTCGCCGATGCGCGATTCTGCTTCCCCCTCCCCGATACGCTTGAGGCCGCCGAAGCCGCGCCTTTGCTGTGTGCAGGGCTGATCGGTTTCCGGGCCTTGCAGATGGCGCAAAACGCCCCTCACTTGGGCCTTTATGGCTTCGGCGCCGCTGCGCACCTGGCGATCCAGATCGCCGTGGGCCGGGGCCAGCAAGTCTATGCCTTCACTCGGCCCGGTGACGACCTCGGCCAGGCCTATGCCCGTTCGCTGGGCGCGACCTGGGCCGGGGCATCGGATCAGCTCCCGCCCCATCTGCTGGACGCCAGCCTGATCTTCGCCCCCGTCGGCGAACTGGTGCCGCTGGCCTTGCAAGCCACCGCCAAAGGCGGTTGCGTGGTGTGCGCCGGCATTCACATGAGCGACATCCCTGCCTTCCCCTATCGCCTGTTGTGGCAGGAGCGCAGCGTGCGCTCAGTGGCCAATCTGACCCGCGCGGACGGCCTGGCATTTTTCGAACAGCTCCAGCACACACCCGTGCATTGCAACGTGACCTGCTACCCATTGGTCCAAGCCAACCAAGCGCTGGAGCACCTGAGGAGCGGACAGGTCAACGGGGCCATCGTACTCATCCCTTGA
- a CDS encoding universal stress protein has translation MSQTQRLLLVAPDAMIRTPAFDRATELALALDLPLHIVAFDYLELLSVAGLFAPEQVKQAREGYLETHRHWLWQQAELARRHGVEVTCEVVWSKDAFQALQQYVKEMPMALIIKDAQPEPAMKRVFFTPLDWRLLRDCPVPVHLVTDSRNPRPRRVLAIVDVLRSEEQDLVFNDRIVDAAVKLAEQCNAQVELLHAFDWTAVYASDMGIGALPLATGLYEALGQAQHEVFESLAERHGVAPQQRHFIEGAPLNSICTFATDHQIDVIVMGTTAHRGLDKRLGTTAELLLQRAPCSVLAIKPQA, from the coding sequence ATGTCCCAGACTCAACGTTTATTGCTAGTGGCGCCTGACGCCATGATCCGTACGCCGGCGTTCGACCGCGCCACCGAGTTGGCCCTGGCGCTGGACCTGCCCCTGCATATTGTGGCGTTCGACTACCTGGAGTTGCTCTCGGTGGCCGGTCTGTTCGCCCCGGAACAGGTCAAGCAAGCGCGTGAGGGTTATCTGGAAACCCATCGGCATTGGCTGTGGCAACAGGCCGAACTGGCGCGCCGGCACGGCGTTGAGGTGACCTGCGAGGTGGTGTGGAGCAAGGATGCCTTCCAAGCCTTGCAGCAATACGTCAAGGAGATGCCGATGGCGTTGATCATCAAGGACGCGCAGCCGGAACCGGCAATGAAGCGGGTGTTTTTCACGCCCCTGGACTGGCGCTTGCTGCGCGACTGTCCGGTGCCGGTGCATCTGGTCACGGACTCTCGTAACCCGCGGCCTCGGCGGGTCCTGGCGATTGTCGATGTGCTGCGCAGCGAGGAGCAGGACCTGGTGTTCAACGACCGGATCGTCGACGCCGCGGTCAAACTGGCGGAACAATGCAACGCCCAGGTCGAGTTGCTGCACGCCTTCGATTGGACGGCTGTCTACGCCTCGGATATGGGCATTGGTGCGCTGCCCCTGGCCACCGGGCTCTATGAAGCGTTGGGCCAGGCACAGCACGAGGTGTTCGAGTCCCTGGCCGAGCGGCACGGGGTCGCACCGCAGCAGCGCCACTTCATCGAAGGGGCGCCGCTGAACAGCATTTGCACGTTCGCCACCGATCACCAGATCGATGTCATCGTCATGGGCACCACGGCGCATCGTGGCCTGGACAAGCGCTTGGGCACCACCGCTGAGCTGCTGCTGCAACGGGCGCCCTGCAGCGTATTGGCGATCAAGCCGCAAGCGTGA
- a CDS encoding universal stress protein — translation MSQYQRLLLILNPAQRHSPALHHAAALAAASGAHLHVTALIPSLDILSLLEEGPREEARQNYLQDHRHWLEDEADKMRRRGLRITTEVEWAQKMGKQILQHVTQIQPDLLIKQVQHEPMLKRAFFTPLDWQLLRNCPVPMYLVGATGHALPRTVVAAVDPSSAFAQNSGLNDRIIRQAMGLALQCDAELHLVHAYEVSSVYLGDAGGGGLALSQLSKELRRSLEKTFLELANLFGVPAERRHFLLGHPVSALSEFALEHEVDVIVMGRFQHDDLYGLLGSTTEHILYQVSCSVLAV, via the coding sequence ATGAGCCAGTACCAACGCCTGTTGCTGATCCTCAACCCGGCACAACGTCATTCGCCCGCCCTGCATCACGCCGCGGCCCTGGCGGCGGCCAGTGGGGCGCACTTGCATGTCACCGCCTTGATTCCCTCGCTGGACATTCTTTCGCTGCTTGAAGAAGGGCCTCGTGAGGAAGCGCGGCAGAACTATCTCCAGGACCATCGCCATTGGTTGGAGGATGAGGCGGACAAGATGCGCCGCCGTGGCCTGCGGATCACCACTGAGGTGGAATGGGCCCAGAAGATGGGCAAGCAGATCCTGCAACACGTTACGCAGATCCAGCCGGACTTGCTGATCAAGCAGGTACAACACGAGCCTATGCTCAAGCGGGCATTTTTCACCCCGCTGGACTGGCAACTGCTGCGCAACTGTCCTGTTCCGATGTACCTGGTGGGGGCCACCGGTCATGCGCTGCCGCGCACAGTAGTCGCGGCGGTGGACCCTTCCAGTGCGTTTGCCCAGAACAGCGGGCTGAATGACCGGATCATCCGCCAGGCCATGGGGCTGGCCTTGCAGTGCGACGCCGAGCTGCATCTGGTTCATGCCTATGAGGTGTCGTCAGTCTATCTGGGGGACGCGGGCGGTGGCGGCCTGGCGCTGTCGCAGCTCAGCAAGGAACTGCGCAGGAGCCTGGAAAAAACCTTCCTGGAACTGGCGAACCTGTTTGGTGTGCCGGCCGAGCGCAGGCATTTTCTACTGGGGCATCCGGTCTCGGCCCTGAGTGAATTTGCCCTGGAGCATGAAGTGGACGTGATCGTCATGGGGCGATTCCAGCACGACGATCTGTATGGGCTACTGGGCAGCACGACCGAGCACATCCTGTACCAGGTGTCGTGCAGTGTTCTGGCGGTGTGA
- a CDS encoding universal stress protein: MSTQSRLMLVVSPLMEHSPAFDRAAALARAEGAALHIVAFDYLEGLATAGLVNEQALEQMRLGYIERHRQWLEEQARPLRNLGIEVTTEVTWVERPLQEILVHLKEAPMEALIKSVDPESWFSRLMFTPLDVHLLRECEVPLHFVNKVAHARPRKILAAIDPFHQDGRYEGLNDRILSEANKLATRCDATLEVIYAYDLSSITAAEYGFGNGSMFFSSTLARQLYESQGAAFDALAERNGIAPDQRRMIMGDPAKVLASYAASHDIDVIVMGRVRYGSLDKLIGSTVEGLLYKMPCSLWVIAPQQMG, translated from the coding sequence ATGTCTACGCAATCACGATTGATGCTGGTCGTCTCGCCACTGATGGAACACAGCCCGGCGTTCGACCGGGCCGCCGCACTGGCCAGGGCCGAAGGCGCGGCGCTGCATATTGTCGCGTTTGACTACCTCGAAGGCCTGGCCACGGCGGGCCTGGTCAACGAGCAGGCGCTGGAGCAGATGCGCCTGGGCTACATCGAGCGACATCGGCAGTGGCTGGAGGAACAGGCCAGGCCCCTGCGCAACCTCGGCATCGAGGTCACGACAGAAGTGACGTGGGTCGAGCGCCCCTTGCAGGAAATCCTGGTCCACCTCAAGGAAGCGCCGATGGAAGCGCTGATCAAGTCGGTGGACCCTGAGTCGTGGTTTTCCCGACTGATGTTCACGCCGCTGGACGTGCATCTGCTGCGCGAATGCGAGGTCCCGCTGCACTTCGTCAACAAGGTCGCCCACGCCCGCCCGCGCAAGATCCTGGCCGCCATCGACCCGTTCCATCAGGACGGACGCTACGAAGGCCTCAATGATCGGATCCTGAGCGAAGCCAACAAGCTGGCCACCCGCTGCGACGCGACGTTGGAAGTCATCTACGCCTATGACCTTTCGTCCATTACCGCCGCTGAATACGGTTTCGGCAACGGTTCGATGTTCTTCTCCTCGACCCTGGCCCGTCAGCTCTACGAGTCCCAGGGTGCCGCCTTCGATGCACTGGCCGAACGCAATGGCATCGCCCCGGATCAGCGACGCATGATCATGGGTGACCCGGCCAAGGTGCTGGCGAGCTATGCCGCGTCCCATGACATTGATGTCATCGTCATGGGGCGCGTGCGCTACGGCAGCCTGGACAAGCTGATCGGCAGCACCGTCGAAGGCCTGCTGTACAAGATGCCCTGCAGCCTGTGGGTGATAGCGCCGCAGCAGATGGGCTGA